Proteins encoded together in one Synechococcus sp. BL107 window:
- a CDS encoding phycobilisome rod-core linker polypeptide, with amino-acid sequence MTDTQTLVAPANTDLGHADEVIQSIYKQVFGNRHLMELDVNQSLEALFMNGDLTVQGFVTALAQSETYRKLFLEPSSPYRFVELNFKHLLGRAPHDQAELMAHVRLMNEHGYDAEIASYTYSDEYLQVFGVDQVPHNRSTQTVSGGRTINYPRAAAVDAGYAGFDGAAKGSRLLNSLSTGSSPTIIDRKSVGNANALRITWTSGRQIGANRRAVQNSVVSQTSMSATIQSILKQGGRISSIAKA; translated from the coding sequence ATGACGGACACCCAAACACTGGTCGCACCTGCTAATACTGACCTCGGCCATGCCGATGAGGTAATTCAGTCGATCTACAAACAAGTCTTTGGCAACCGTCATCTGATGGAGCTTGATGTGAATCAGTCACTCGAAGCCTTGTTTATGAATGGTGATCTCACCGTGCAAGGTTTTGTCACTGCCTTGGCACAGTCAGAAACCTACAGAAAGCTATTTCTTGAGCCAAGCAGTCCTTACCGTTTTGTTGAACTCAACTTCAAACACCTGCTTGGACGTGCACCACATGATCAAGCAGAACTGATGGCGCACGTTCGTTTAATGAACGAACATGGCTACGACGCTGAAATTGCTAGCTACACCTACAGCGATGAATATCTGCAAGTTTTCGGTGTTGATCAAGTACCCCATAACAGATCAACTCAAACCGTTAGCGGTGGCAGAACAATTAATTATCCACGTGCCGCAGCTGTTGACGCTGGCTATGCAGGGTTTGATGGTGCCGCAAAGGGATCCAGGCTTCTAAACAGCCTCTCAACGGGAAGTTCGCCAACCATCATTGATCGCAAGAGCGTCGGAAATGCCAATGCCCTCAGAATCACATGGACGTCCGGGCGTCAAATTGGCGCCAACCGGCGGGCTGTTCAAAACTCGGTGGTGAGCCAAACCTCCATGTCGGCAACGATCCAAAGCATCCTGAAGCAGGGTGGACGGATCTCTTCTATTGCGAAGGCTTAA